Proteins encoded within one genomic window of Merismopedia glauca CCAP 1448/3:
- the acsF gene encoding magnesium-protoporphyrin IX monomethyl ester (oxidative) cyclase: MVTTLPTPEPEVLRPGIKAPVQETLLTPRFYTTDFEAVAKMSLSLQDTELQAVLEELRNDYNRHHFVRDDEFKQCWEHIDGETRRAFIDFLERSCTSEFSGFLLFKELSRQLKGRNPVLSEAFGLLARDEARHAGFLNKAMADFGLTLDLSLLTKQRTYTFFPPEWVIYTVYLSEKIGYWRYILVYRHLEQHPEYRIYPLFRYFESWCQDENRHGDFFKALLRSQPKLWNNWKSRLWARFFLLTVFVTHSLTVFERASFYHSIGIDPRDYNTKVIRNTNETSIRAFPEVLDTDNPAFFSRLEKCAEANERLTQINASTSPKIVKFFQKIPPIASIGWNMLRIYLAKPINAEALREVVR, encoded by the coding sequence ATGGTTACTACTCTCCCCACACCTGAGCCAGAGGTTCTTAGACCAGGCATTAAAGCACCCGTTCAAGAGACATTATTAACGCCTCGATTCTATACAACTGACTTTGAAGCAGTCGCTAAGATGAGTCTCTCTCTTCAAGATACCGAATTACAAGCGGTTCTGGAAGAATTGCGTAACGACTACAACCGCCATCATTTCGTGCGCGATGATGAGTTTAAGCAATGTTGGGAGCATATTGATGGCGAAACGCGCCGAGCATTTATCGATTTTCTGGAACGCTCCTGTACATCTGAATTTTCGGGTTTTTTGTTATTTAAAGAACTATCTAGGCAATTAAAAGGGCGAAATCCAGTTTTATCTGAAGCTTTTGGGTTATTAGCTAGGGATGAAGCCCGTCACGCTGGATTTTTAAACAAAGCAATGGCAGACTTTGGTTTGACTCTAGATCTGAGTCTGTTAACTAAACAGCGTACCTACACATTCTTCCCGCCAGAATGGGTCATTTATACGGTTTACCTTTCCGAAAAAATCGGTTACTGGCGTTATATTCTGGTTTATCGCCATTTAGAGCAGCATCCCGAATATCGGATTTATCCCTTATTCCGTTATTTTGAAAGCTGGTGTCAAGACGAAAACCGTCACGGCGATTTCTTCAAAGCCTTGTTGCGATCGCAGCCCAAACTTTGGAATAACTGGAAATCTCGACTATGGGCGCGTTTTTTCTTATTAACTGTCTTCGTCACCCATAGTTTAACTGTATTTGAACGAGCGTCTTTCTATCATTCAATTGGTATCGATCCTCGCGACTACAATACCAAAGTCATCCGCAATACTAACGAAACCTCGATTCGCGCTTTCCCAGAAGTCCTAGATACAGACAATCCAGCCTTCTTTAGCCGTTTAGAAAAGTGCGCCGAGGCTAATGAAAGGTTAACTCAAATTAACGCCAGCACTAGTCCGAAGATCGTCAAGTTTTTCCAAAAAATACCTCCCATTGCCTCCATTGGCTGGAATATGCTCCGCATTTATCTCGCCAAACCCATTAATGCCGAAGCCTTGAGAGAAGTAGTTCGTTAA